In Vitis riparia cultivar Riparia Gloire de Montpellier isolate 1030 chromosome 19, EGFV_Vit.rip_1.0, whole genome shotgun sequence, the following proteins share a genomic window:
- the LOC117908979 gene encoding histone acetyltransferase KAT6A isoform X1 yields MGRRKERRLAAISASGRRVKLDLFAEPSGDLGGSSVRDEVGGDLDSKRRAASPNSPSSSGHKVDNSLLLLGQYSDDELEEGSKKRVTSAIMESSSADHNDQVKGLIGSEDVDIKAGEHIASQEVKQQDTERDGTSLDALQNLEGRDIRENDATAVSDSSKEMDLDEQIYVPGNPGAQGTGDVTSGWKMVMHEESNQCYYWNTETGETSWEVPDVLVQASQLNPEQKTLPVTEGMESACLGHDEVKSTLDVECSDSSAVHTTCVSVGANLISETKEVCEHVSQVNEHTEGYKGETFEVKDGATGINQSELSSFDAVNDLLGNGSSIRTGLEKYAYESIVNKELETGVDISSRLVEQSESLLEKLMTLKGLMSHPQGHDLTSKYIWELEIRISDFKSLLSYGSSLLPFWEHSERQIKRLEVAVDDQICQFAKYAENEVDTHIKRDKSLESMVDAYEADGNEKKVVSKVEISTTVLKDSQGVATNDNIAISGHISSCGYPITFAGNGSEANSGRVDGNDLSDEFTVKPGLHAEEDVDMDVDMEVDDTVPSSNTAAQNPLGTEYFPPQEQSIQPNLPVEYSSLASEDGFTIPPPPGEEWIPPPPPDNEIIPPPPPPPDEPPEPAYPPPPSYPETAEPVPYTGQYNLSYPDSNFNYYGHTVAEVPSSSFYGLAEGHQLAMPHPPVYYDTVPNVYLENALVMINPVEPGAYYGVQDGMVPPVAVVSSVESSGLHSGSGPVSYDTLASDQTGTSEQTGTTDAPAEVGCSFLSNRKVDVPAVGCHAEMASAEVAFSSATIQAPATILVKESAPVPSTNVVTGAPASTASKVQSKASRTEKRTIGMTSSLRSNKKVSSLVDKWKAAKEELHEDEESEPENGFEILEKKRQRAIEEWRAQQIASGEAKDNANFQPLGGDWRERVRRKRARKSSEAKKSSPEPTAYKSQQPDLVELSRDLPSGWQAYWDESTKLVYYGNAVTSETTWTRPTN; encoded by the exons ATGGGAAGAAGAAAGGAGCGCCGCCTCGCCGCTATCAGCGCCTCCGGCCGCCGGGTTAAGCTTGATCTCTTCGCGGAACCCTCTG GAGATTTGGGTGGGTCCTCAGTACGAGATGAAGTTGGAGGAGATCTAGATTCAAAACGTCGTGCTGCATCACCCAATTCACCATCTTCTTCAG GTCATAAAGTGGATAATTCATTGCTATTACTAGGGCAATATAGCGATGATGAATTGGAAGAGGGATCGAAGAAAAGAGTTACCTCTGCCATCATGGAAAGTTCCTCAGCTGATCATAATGACCAG GTTAAGGGACTCATTGGCAGTGAAGATGTGGATATTAAAGCAGGTGAGCATATTGCTTCTCAGGAAGTTAAACAGCAGGACACGGAGAGAGATGGCACTTCACTAGATGCTCTCCAGAATCTGGAGGGCAGAGATATTAGAGAAAATGATGCGACTGCAGTAAGTGATTCATCCAAAGAAATGGATTTAGATGAACAAATCTATGTGCCTGGAAATCCTGGTGCCCAAGGCACTGGAGATGTGACTTCGGGCTGGAAGATGGTGATGCATGAGGAAAGTAACCAATGCTATTACTGGAATACTGAGACTGGGGAAACTTCATGGGAAGTACCTGATGTTTTGGTTCAGGCATCCCAATTAAACCCTGAACAGAAAACTCTTCCTGTTACTGAAGGAATGGAGAGTGCTTGTCTTGGACATGATGAAGTCAAGTCAACTTTAGATGTAGAATGTTCTGATTCCTCAGCTGTGCATACCACTTGTGTCTCTGTGGGTGCCAATTTGATTTCTGAAACCAAAGAAGTTTGTGAACATGTTTCCCAAGTAAATGAGCATACTGAAGGTTACAAAGGTGAAACTTTCGAAGTTAAAGATGGGGCCACTGGTATCAACCAAAGTGAATTAAGTAGTTTTGATGCCGTTAATGATCTTTTAGGTAATGGGAGTTCAATAAGAACTGGTTTGGAGAAGTACGCCTATGAAAGCATAGTTAACAAAGAACTTGAGACAGGAGTTGATATTTCTTCTCGTCTTGTGGAACAAAGTGAAAGtttgttagaaaaattgatGACACTGAAAGG GTTAATGAGCCACCCACAAGGTCATGATTTGACATCAAAGTACATTTGGGAACTTGAGATTAGAATTTCTGATTTTAAGTCACTTTTATCTTATGGATCATCCTTGCTTCCATTTTGGGAGCATTCTGAAAGGCAGATTAAACGGCTGGAAGTTGCTGTTGATGATCAAATTTGTCAATTTGCTAAATATGCAGAGAATGAAGTTGACACACATATAAAGAGAGATAAATCACTGGAAAGCATGGTTGATGCATATGAAGCTGatggaaatgaaaagaaagtagTTTCTAAAGTTGAAATTTCTACAACAGTTCTGAAAGACTCGCAGGGTGTAGCCACCAATGATAATATTGCTATTTCTGGACACATTTCTTCATGTGGATATCCTATCACTTTTGCAGGCAATGGCTCGGAAGCAAATAGTGGAAGAGTTGATGGAAATGACCTTTCTGATGAATTCACTGTCAAGCCTGGGCTCCATGCTGAGGAAGATGTGGACATGGACGTGGACATGGAAGTTGATGACACTGTTCCTTCAAGCAACACAGCAGCCCAAAATCCTTTGGGTACTGAATATTTTCCTCCACAGGAGCAATCTATTCAGCCAAATCTGCCTGTGGAATACTCATCCTTGGCTTCAGAGGATGGGTTTACTATTCCACCTCCTCCTGGTGAGGAATGGATCCCCCCACCACCTCCTGATAACGAAATAAttcctccacctccacctccacctgaTGAGCCACCTGAGCCTGCATATCCCCCACCACCATCATATCCGGAGACAGCCGAACCTGTTCCTTACACAGGGCAATATAATCTATCCTACCCAGATTCTAACTTCAACTATTATGGGCACACTGTTGCTGAAGTTCCAAGCAGTAGCTTTTATGGACTTGCTGAAGGACATCAATTGGCAATGCCCCATCCACCAGTGTACTATGACACAGTTCCTAATGTGTATCTGGAGAATGCCCTAGTCATGATTAACCCTGTTGAGCCTGGAGCATATTATGGAGTTCAGGATGGCATGGTGCCTCCTGTTGCTGTAGTGAGTAGTGTAGAATCTTCTGGGCTTCACAGTGGATCTGGTCCAGTGAGTTACGACACCCTTGCTTCTGATCAAACTGGTACCTCTGAGCAAACTGGTACCACTGATGCTCCAGCTGAAGTGGGCTGCAGTTTTTTATCAAACAGGAAGGTTGATGTTCCAGCTGTTGGTTGTCATGCTGAAATGGCCTCTGCAGAGGTTGCTTTTAGTTCAGCCACAATTCAAGCTCCAGCAACCATTTTGGTAAAAGAGAGTGCTCCTGTGCCGTCAACCAATGTGGTAACTGGTGCTCCTGCATCAACAGCTTCTAAGGTTCAATCTAAAG CTTCACGGACTGAAAAGCGGACCATAGGCATGACATCCTCATTGAGGTCTAATAAGAAAGTTTCCAGTTTGGTGGACAAG TGGAAGGCTGCAAAAGAGGAATTGCATGAGGATGAGGAATCTGAACCTGAAAACGGTTTTGAGATTTTAGAGAAGAAGCGGCAAAGGGCAATAGAG GAATGGCGTGCCCAGCAAATTGCCAGTGGGGAGGCTAAAGATAATGCTAATTTTCAGCCGTTGGGCGGTGATTG GCGTGAGAGGGTTAGGCGCAAGCGAGCTCGAAAGTCTAGTGAAGCTAAGAAGTCTTCACCTGAGCCAACCGCTTACAAAAGCCAGCAGCCTGATTTAGTGGAGCTGTCAAGAGATCTTCCGTCTGGATGGCAG GCGTATTGGGATGAATCCACAAAACTGGTCTACTATGGAAATGCGGTCACATCGGAGACGACCTGGACCAGACCTACAAATTGA
- the LOC117908979 gene encoding histone acetyltransferase KAT6A isoform X2, with translation MAPNLLCPFHGIRAFGDYIREIFLIGHKVDNSLLLLGQYSDDELEEGSKKRVTSAIMESSSADHNDQVKGLIGSEDVDIKAGEHIASQEVKQQDTERDGTSLDALQNLEGRDIRENDATAVSDSSKEMDLDEQIYVPGNPGAQGTGDVTSGWKMVMHEESNQCYYWNTETGETSWEVPDVLVQASQLNPEQKTLPVTEGMESACLGHDEVKSTLDVECSDSSAVHTTCVSVGANLISETKEVCEHVSQVNEHTEGYKGETFEVKDGATGINQSELSSFDAVNDLLGNGSSIRTGLEKYAYESIVNKELETGVDISSRLVEQSESLLEKLMTLKGLMSHPQGHDLTSKYIWELEIRISDFKSLLSYGSSLLPFWEHSERQIKRLEVAVDDQICQFAKYAENEVDTHIKRDKSLESMVDAYEADGNEKKVVSKVEISTTVLKDSQGVATNDNIAISGHISSCGYPITFAGNGSEANSGRVDGNDLSDEFTVKPGLHAEEDVDMDVDMEVDDTVPSSNTAAQNPLGTEYFPPQEQSIQPNLPVEYSSLASEDGFTIPPPPGEEWIPPPPPDNEIIPPPPPPPDEPPEPAYPPPPSYPETAEPVPYTGQYNLSYPDSNFNYYGHTVAEVPSSSFYGLAEGHQLAMPHPPVYYDTVPNVYLENALVMINPVEPGAYYGVQDGMVPPVAVVSSVESSGLHSGSGPVSYDTLASDQTGTSEQTGTTDAPAEVGCSFLSNRKVDVPAVGCHAEMASAEVAFSSATIQAPATILVKESAPVPSTNVVTGAPASTASKVQSKASRTEKRTIGMTSSLRSNKKVSSLVDKWKAAKEELHEDEESEPENGFEILEKKRQRAIEEWRAQQIASGEAKDNANFQPLGGDWRERVRRKRARKSSEAKKSSPEPTAYKSQQPDLVELSRDLPSGWQAYWDESTKLVYYGNAVTSETTWTRPTN, from the exons ATGGCTCCCAACCTGTTATGCCCTTTTCACGGCATCAGAGCATTTGGAGATTACATCAGGGAAATTTTCCTTATCG GTCATAAAGTGGATAATTCATTGCTATTACTAGGGCAATATAGCGATGATGAATTGGAAGAGGGATCGAAGAAAAGAGTTACCTCTGCCATCATGGAAAGTTCCTCAGCTGATCATAATGACCAG GTTAAGGGACTCATTGGCAGTGAAGATGTGGATATTAAAGCAGGTGAGCATATTGCTTCTCAGGAAGTTAAACAGCAGGACACGGAGAGAGATGGCACTTCACTAGATGCTCTCCAGAATCTGGAGGGCAGAGATATTAGAGAAAATGATGCGACTGCAGTAAGTGATTCATCCAAAGAAATGGATTTAGATGAACAAATCTATGTGCCTGGAAATCCTGGTGCCCAAGGCACTGGAGATGTGACTTCGGGCTGGAAGATGGTGATGCATGAGGAAAGTAACCAATGCTATTACTGGAATACTGAGACTGGGGAAACTTCATGGGAAGTACCTGATGTTTTGGTTCAGGCATCCCAATTAAACCCTGAACAGAAAACTCTTCCTGTTACTGAAGGAATGGAGAGTGCTTGTCTTGGACATGATGAAGTCAAGTCAACTTTAGATGTAGAATGTTCTGATTCCTCAGCTGTGCATACCACTTGTGTCTCTGTGGGTGCCAATTTGATTTCTGAAACCAAAGAAGTTTGTGAACATGTTTCCCAAGTAAATGAGCATACTGAAGGTTACAAAGGTGAAACTTTCGAAGTTAAAGATGGGGCCACTGGTATCAACCAAAGTGAATTAAGTAGTTTTGATGCCGTTAATGATCTTTTAGGTAATGGGAGTTCAATAAGAACTGGTTTGGAGAAGTACGCCTATGAAAGCATAGTTAACAAAGAACTTGAGACAGGAGTTGATATTTCTTCTCGTCTTGTGGAACAAAGTGAAAGtttgttagaaaaattgatGACACTGAAAGG GTTAATGAGCCACCCACAAGGTCATGATTTGACATCAAAGTACATTTGGGAACTTGAGATTAGAATTTCTGATTTTAAGTCACTTTTATCTTATGGATCATCCTTGCTTCCATTTTGGGAGCATTCTGAAAGGCAGATTAAACGGCTGGAAGTTGCTGTTGATGATCAAATTTGTCAATTTGCTAAATATGCAGAGAATGAAGTTGACACACATATAAAGAGAGATAAATCACTGGAAAGCATGGTTGATGCATATGAAGCTGatggaaatgaaaagaaagtagTTTCTAAAGTTGAAATTTCTACAACAGTTCTGAAAGACTCGCAGGGTGTAGCCACCAATGATAATATTGCTATTTCTGGACACATTTCTTCATGTGGATATCCTATCACTTTTGCAGGCAATGGCTCGGAAGCAAATAGTGGAAGAGTTGATGGAAATGACCTTTCTGATGAATTCACTGTCAAGCCTGGGCTCCATGCTGAGGAAGATGTGGACATGGACGTGGACATGGAAGTTGATGACACTGTTCCTTCAAGCAACACAGCAGCCCAAAATCCTTTGGGTACTGAATATTTTCCTCCACAGGAGCAATCTATTCAGCCAAATCTGCCTGTGGAATACTCATCCTTGGCTTCAGAGGATGGGTTTACTATTCCACCTCCTCCTGGTGAGGAATGGATCCCCCCACCACCTCCTGATAACGAAATAAttcctccacctccacctccacctgaTGAGCCACCTGAGCCTGCATATCCCCCACCACCATCATATCCGGAGACAGCCGAACCTGTTCCTTACACAGGGCAATATAATCTATCCTACCCAGATTCTAACTTCAACTATTATGGGCACACTGTTGCTGAAGTTCCAAGCAGTAGCTTTTATGGACTTGCTGAAGGACATCAATTGGCAATGCCCCATCCACCAGTGTACTATGACACAGTTCCTAATGTGTATCTGGAGAATGCCCTAGTCATGATTAACCCTGTTGAGCCTGGAGCATATTATGGAGTTCAGGATGGCATGGTGCCTCCTGTTGCTGTAGTGAGTAGTGTAGAATCTTCTGGGCTTCACAGTGGATCTGGTCCAGTGAGTTACGACACCCTTGCTTCTGATCAAACTGGTACCTCTGAGCAAACTGGTACCACTGATGCTCCAGCTGAAGTGGGCTGCAGTTTTTTATCAAACAGGAAGGTTGATGTTCCAGCTGTTGGTTGTCATGCTGAAATGGCCTCTGCAGAGGTTGCTTTTAGTTCAGCCACAATTCAAGCTCCAGCAACCATTTTGGTAAAAGAGAGTGCTCCTGTGCCGTCAACCAATGTGGTAACTGGTGCTCCTGCATCAACAGCTTCTAAGGTTCAATCTAAAG CTTCACGGACTGAAAAGCGGACCATAGGCATGACATCCTCATTGAGGTCTAATAAGAAAGTTTCCAGTTTGGTGGACAAG TGGAAGGCTGCAAAAGAGGAATTGCATGAGGATGAGGAATCTGAACCTGAAAACGGTTTTGAGATTTTAGAGAAGAAGCGGCAAAGGGCAATAGAG GAATGGCGTGCCCAGCAAATTGCCAGTGGGGAGGCTAAAGATAATGCTAATTTTCAGCCGTTGGGCGGTGATTG GCGTGAGAGGGTTAGGCGCAAGCGAGCTCGAAAGTCTAGTGAAGCTAAGAAGTCTTCACCTGAGCCAACCGCTTACAAAAGCCAGCAGCCTGATTTAGTGGAGCTGTCAAGAGATCTTCCGTCTGGATGGCAG GCGTATTGGGATGAATCCACAAAACTGGTCTACTATGGAAATGCGGTCACATCGGAGACGACCTGGACCAGACCTACAAATTGA